The following are encoded in a window of Fibrobacter sp. genomic DNA:
- the priA gene encoding primosomal protein N', producing MAKRIPKTEAPLEVGRKRKSQELELFCEVYIPLAPSVYTYGVPEGAKVERGSVVWVQFATRKNPLLALVSRVSRERPAFDVRCAYPHASGYVFNERYMDALEWVARYYISTPMKALDVFWPSDFGKYLDAVAADAGTEVAASGTNGVALGAASGMNGADVGTEVAPVGTGETLAGLEGAAPLTDEQQVALNALVARLEGNGFRGALLHGVTGSGKTRVYQELARVALSRGLKVLILVPEIGLTPQTAGRFESFLGVPVQVLHSALSAPKKRSAYVSVLKGEARVVLGTRSAILAPFNFDVVVLDEEHDSSFKQQDPAPRYHTRELAFHLAHKYGALVVLGSATPALETFYNANQGHLELLSLKKRATAAPLPDVKIIDMGEVRQQKGILMSPELREALTECVSAGEQAIVLMNRRGYSKIRVCSSCGETLYCKHCHVPLVYHRQYRGLLCHYCNSIYPENTCCHSCGAETYEYVGGAIEKLEEEIVQWIPGANVVRMDRDTTQNVGSVEKILESFRNREHNILLGTQMVAKGHDFPGVRLVGIVGADSGLGIPDFRGTERLFQLLSQTAGRAGRAQGGGRVLIQTMNPAEPIMQFALNHDYAGFARSELLNRKAALYPPFCKLVSVSVGSRDESALNGALSKLEALCKKEKTLTVLGPVEAFVPVVQNVHWSRLYLKTQDLNAVRSVLGPVVNNPKAFAPGVDVKVEIE from the coding sequence GTGGCAAAACGCATACCAAAGACCGAGGCCCCTCTGGAGGTTGGCCGCAAGCGGAAGTCCCAGGAACTGGAACTTTTTTGCGAGGTCTATATCCCGCTGGCTCCGTCGGTGTATACCTACGGCGTTCCCGAAGGCGCAAAAGTTGAACGGGGAAGCGTGGTCTGGGTGCAGTTTGCCACCCGCAAGAACCCCCTGCTGGCCCTGGTTTCCCGTGTAAGCCGGGAACGGCCCGCCTTTGACGTGCGGTGTGCCTACCCCCATGCTTCGGGCTATGTCTTTAACGAGCGGTATATGGACGCCCTGGAATGGGTGGCACGCTACTATATAAGTACTCCCATGAAGGCCCTGGACGTGTTCTGGCCCTCGGATTTCGGGAAGTATCTGGACGCTGTCGCTGCCGATGCTGGCACGGAAGTTGCGGCTTCGGGTACGAATGGTGTTGCCTTGGGTGCAGCTTCGGGCATGAATGGCGCCGATGTTGGCACGGAAGTTGCACCGGTTGGTACGGGTGAAACTTTGGCTGGTTTGGAAGGTGCCGCGCCCCTGACAGACGAGCAGCAGGTGGCGTTGAACGCTTTGGTGGCCCGCTTAGAAGGGAACGGTTTTCGCGGGGCGCTTTTGCACGGGGTCACCGGCAGCGGCAAGACCCGTGTCTATCAGGAACTGGCCCGCGTGGCTCTCAGCCGGGGACTCAAGGTCTTGATTCTCGTGCCCGAAATAGGCCTAACGCCCCAGACGGCGGGGCGGTTCGAGAGTTTTCTGGGCGTGCCCGTGCAGGTGCTGCATTCCGCCCTTTCGGCCCCCAAGAAGCGCTCCGCCTATGTGTCCGTGCTGAAGGGGGAGGCCCGTGTGGTTCTCGGGACCCGGAGCGCCATCCTTGCGCCTTTCAACTTTGATGTGGTGGTTCTGGACGAGGAGCACGACAGTTCCTTCAAGCAGCAGGACCCGGCTCCCCGCTACCACACGCGGGAACTGGCCTTCCATTTGGCCCACAAGTACGGGGCCCTGGTGGTGCTCGGGTCTGCCACGCCGGCCCTAGAAACTTTTTATAACGCGAACCAGGGTCACCTGGAGCTACTTTCCCTGAAAAAGCGGGCTACGGCGGCGCCCCTGCCCGATGTAAAGATTATTGACATGGGGGAGGTCCGGCAGCAGAAGGGAATCCTCATGTCGCCGGAGTTGCGGGAGGCCCTGACGGAATGCGTTTCGGCTGGGGAGCAGGCCATTGTGCTCATGAACCGCCGTGGATATTCCAAAATTCGGGTGTGCAGCAGCTGCGGCGAGACGCTCTACTGCAAGCATTGCCATGTGCCCTTGGTTTACCACCGGCAGTACCGCGGGCTCCTGTGCCATTACTGCAACAGCATCTATCCTGAAAACACCTGCTGTCATTCCTGCGGGGCGGAGACCTATGAATACGTGGGTGGCGCCATCGAAAAGCTAGAAGAAGAAATTGTGCAGTGGATTCCGGGGGCGAACGTGGTCCGTATGGACCGGGACACCACTCAAAACGTAGGTTCCGTGGAAAAGATTCTGGAGTCTTTCAGGAACCGGGAACACAACATTCTGCTGGGCACCCAGATGGTGGCCAAGGGCCACGACTTTCCGGGAGTGCGTCTTGTTGGGATCGTCGGGGCCGACAGCGGGCTTGGCATTCCCGATTTTCGCGGGACGGAACGGCTGTTCCAGCTGTTGAGCCAGACGGCCGGCCGTGCAGGCCGCGCCCAGGGCGGCGGCCGAGTCCTGATACAGACCATGAATCCTGCGGAACCCATAATGCAGTTCGCCCTGAACCACGACTATGCGGGTTTTGCCCGGAGTGAACTTTTAAACCGGAAGGCGGCGCTCTATCCGCCCTTCTGCAAGCTGGTGTCCGTCTCTGTCGGGAGTCGTGACGAATCGGCCCTGAACGGGGCTCTGTCAAAGCTTGAGGCCCTGTGCAAAAAGGAAAAGACCCTGACGGTGCTTGGGCCTGTGGAGGCCTTTGTGCCTGTGGTGCAGAACGTGCACTGGAGCAGGCTCTACCTGAAAACCCAGGACCTGAACGCTGTGCGGAGCGTGCTCGGGCCTGTGGTGAACAATCCCAAGGCTTTTGCCCCCGGGGTAGATGTGAAGGTGGAGATAGAGTAG
- the dusA gene encoding tRNA dihydrouridine(20/20a) synthase DusA has protein sequence MDLDFNRRLSIAPMLDCTDRHERYFLRLISKNILLYSEMVVSTGLLHCKDPELFLGHEDCEMPAVLQLGGSDPAELAAASKMVERAGFGEVNLNCGCPSDRVQNGNFGACLMKDKNLVADCFKAMQDAVSIPVSIKCRIGVDEFDSWEFFRDFVGTIADAGCRVFIIHARKAWLKGLSPKENREVPPLKYEFVHNLKAEMPHLNISINGGIKTLDQVEEQLKDLDGVMVGRESYENPWFLRDADERIFCDGRFPAKPGMTKEGKPASRKAILEAYLPYVEKEFSKGTPATILTRHLYGLFTGLPGARKFRQVLSQEAPKTKDAAEMLRRAMDLVVEE, from the coding sequence ATGGACCTGGATTTCAACCGACGGCTTTCTATCGCCCCCATGCTGGACTGCACCGACCGTCACGAGCGGTATTTTTTGCGGTTGATTTCCAAGAACATCCTGCTCTACAGCGAGATGGTGGTATCTACAGGACTTTTGCACTGCAAGGACCCGGAACTGTTCCTGGGCCACGAAGACTGCGAAATGCCCGCGGTGCTCCAGCTGGGCGGAAGCGACCCTGCAGAACTTGCTGCGGCAAGCAAGATGGTGGAACGCGCAGGCTTTGGCGAAGTGAACCTGAACTGCGGATGCCCTTCGGACCGGGTGCAGAACGGGAACTTCGGTGCCTGCCTCATGAAGGACAAGAACCTGGTGGCGGACTGTTTCAAGGCCATGCAGGATGCCGTCTCCATCCCCGTCTCTATCAAGTGCCGCATCGGCGTAGATGAATTCGACAGTTGGGAATTTTTCCGGGACTTTGTCGGGACTATCGCTGACGCAGGCTGCCGCGTTTTCATTATTCACGCCCGCAAGGCCTGGCTCAAGGGGCTCAGTCCCAAGGAGAACCGGGAAGTTCCGCCGTTGAAATATGAATTTGTTCACAATTTAAAGGCAGAAATGCCCCACTTGAACATTTCCATCAACGGCGGCATCAAGACCTTGGACCAGGTAGAAGAACAGCTGAAAGACCTGGACGGCGTGATGGTGGGCCGCGAATCCTACGAGAATCCCTGGTTCCTGCGGGATGCCGACGAGAGAATATTCTGTGATGGGAGATTCCCGGCCAAGCCGGGAATGACAAAAGAAGGGAAGCCCGCGTCCCGCAAGGCGATTCTCGAAGCCTACCTGCCCTACGTGGAAAAGGAATTTTCCAAAGGGACTCCTGCCACAATTCTCACCCGCCACCTCTACGGACTGTTCACCGGACTCCCCGGCGCCCGCAAGTTCCGGCAGGTCTTGAGCCAGGAAGCCCCCAAAACAAAAGACGCCGCCGAAATGCTCCGACGAGCCATGGACCTGGTTGTAGAAGAATAA
- a CDS encoding aspartoacylase: protein MIKNIVVAGGTHGNERTGVRLVEKWMEHPECYSSCCPSAKVELVLSNPEAVRLNRRYRDHDLNRAFSQVCLDMSAEPEEYEFRRARELNRIYGPKGTGTKTDLLLDVHNTGANMGLCLILSARDPFTMKASAVLTQEFKDAWIYYQPEERSMSPYFGTVAKADVCIEIGPQQHGTLDARLFEESESLVRRYLELAEDWNRGELQKRAPIQVEVFTQLRDLGYPKAWAGAPIEAMIHPDLLGRDFGELKKGDKLFRTFDGKDILYQGEADGRESVWPIFINEPAYYEKDIAMSLTVRTVEEW, encoded by the coding sequence CTGATTAAAAACATTGTCGTAGCGGGCGGGACCCACGGAAACGAGAGGACAGGTGTCCGCCTGGTGGAAAAGTGGATGGAACACCCCGAATGCTACAGCTCCTGTTGCCCAAGCGCCAAGGTGGAACTGGTGCTTTCGAACCCGGAGGCGGTTCGGCTGAACAGGCGGTATCGCGACCACGATTTGAACAGGGCTTTTTCACAGGTGTGCCTGGACATGAGCGCTGAACCTGAGGAATACGAGTTCCGCCGTGCCCGGGAACTGAACCGCATCTACGGCCCCAAGGGAACAGGCACAAAGACGGACCTGTTGCTGGACGTGCACAATACGGGGGCGAACATGGGGCTGTGCCTGATTCTTTCGGCACGGGACCCCTTCACCATGAAAGCCTCCGCAGTGCTGACTCAGGAATTCAAGGACGCCTGGATTTACTACCAGCCCGAAGAACGGAGCATGTCGCCTTACTTTGGCACGGTGGCCAAGGCCGACGTGTGCATCGAGATTGGCCCCCAGCAGCACGGCACCCTGGATGCCCGCCTGTTCGAGGAATCGGAAAGTCTTGTGAGGCGTTACCTGGAACTTGCGGAGGATTGGAACCGTGGGGAACTGCAGAAGCGTGCTCCCATCCAGGTGGAAGTGTTTACGCAACTTCGGGACCTGGGTTATCCCAAGGCCTGGGCGGGAGCCCCCATCGAGGCCATGATCCATCCCGACTTGTTGGGTCGTGACTTTGGCGAGCTGAAAAAGGGCGACAAGTTGTTCCGCACCTTCGACGGCAAGGACATTCTGTACCAGGGCGAGGCTGACGGACGCGAGAGTGTGTGGCCCATCTTTATCAACGAACCCGCCTATTACGAGAAGGACATCGCCATGAGCCTTACGGTAAGGACCGTGGAGGAGTGGTGA